A single window of Neurospora crassa OR74A linkage group VII, whole genome shotgun sequence DNA harbors:
- a CDS encoding C6 transcription factor: MAAAASGQQHHAAAGGPSPSRPPLFQFQGQQQQQQQHGPPNASVYSDDGQQSGDDDDDDDDDNNHANDQVLPNGKRKRPLSVSCETCKTRKVKCDRGQPACGWCSRNTVVCEYKERKKPGLRAGYGRELEQRLDNLEAELKRHADILAAHGLDLNTSPGSVNTRATLSINANNRNNHAPSGHRSTPSLPSNGHGTPRDTGPPPVFAHAGPDSAERALFMHKPPTSADFSLGPHTPAIVHDNFQHVATPQPRIQPAMTPSAAVQEYYGAPRAVSHQMAGPSLTAAVLPATQGQGGAEQELPPYGVCYALMELYFKHIHPWCPILNRETTKDLFFGERIPNEEEKILLHAIVATAMRFATDKMLPKESRQRFYTASKQRVLLYGMEHSSVMSLQALVILALDLCGSSNGPPGWNIMALITRGVVQLGLAVETNSMTVCPSYPSIYTLRAMVLPEPRDFTEEETRRRLFWMVYVLDRYATISTAFDFALDDKEIDRTLPCRNELWIKNQKVETRWFYAADDDSRLNSNSSADYQVNKPENLGAFSYYIEILGILSKIHKFLKQPVDISSLTDVENWQHRYRELDTMLKVWKFELPDDYSNMAKIYEHPRVARTLNCAWIMLHATYHTAVIRLHSSAAYPTVRSPIFSPSYMASQTCRDTVNNILALGKFVVEYNLLSTLGPPFAFTLWVAARVLLVHGSTVERSLNPDIQFFVDTLREMGKYWPVATRYSNLLTRVLDEYKASVSEGDEVTPSSVRILADMRRTAFDLDLLISRQPRHGSRQHGALTGTAAGNSVMSAGVMMPVTNNSNGHFGMGTEGGTGGGGGGANDLEYLDVFDFFNMPRFPLSAIAPAQNASGTETNQNHSMGQGHGMEGAGGGRGLIDDGESGSKQPPGQGMGSDVMHGSAMGGGGSAQGVGQFNIMDFMVYPERDWLENPRGSSWVDATGGRPEQGTGASGPRARTGTGSAEGAGATL; the protein is encoded by the exons GTGTGAAACTTGCAAAACTCGAAAG GTAAAATGCGACCGCGGTCAACCAGCCTGCGGATGGTGTAGTAGAAATACAGTCGTGTGCGAGTACAAAGAACGAAAGAAGCCCGGCCTCAGAGCAGGCTATGGCCGCGAGTTAGAGCAACGTCTCGACAATCTCGAAGCAGAACTCAAAAGACACGCCGACATCTTAGCGGCACACGGACTCGACCTCAACACGAGCCCGGGGAGTGTCAACACTCGTGCTACGCTCAGCATCAATGCCAATAACAGAAATAACCATGCACCATCAGGCCATCGGAGCACACCAAGCCTGCCGAGCAACGGCCACGGCACACCGCGCGATACAGGACCCCCTCCGGTCTTTGCTCACGCCGGCCCAGATTCGGCTGAGAGGGCTCTATTCATGCACAAACCCCCGACTTCAGCCGATTTCAGTCTGGGCCCTCACACTCCAGCCATTGTCCATGACAACTTCCAGCATGTGGCAACTCCCCAGCCTCGGATACAGCCGGCCATGACCCCTAGTGCGGCCGTTCAAGAGTACTATGGCGCCCCCCGAGCCGTCTCCCATCAGATGGCGGGTCCGTCGCTAACAGCAGCTGTTTTGCCGGCCAcgcaagggcaaggaggtGCTGAACAGGAGCTTCCTCCGTATGGCGTTTGTTACGCTCTCATGGAGCTATACTTCAAGCACATCCACCCATGGTGTCCAATCCTGAACCGTGAGACCACAAAAGATCTGTTTTTTGGCGAGAGAATCCCGaacgaggaagaaaagatcCTGTTGCATGCCATTGTGGCTACAGCCATGAGATTCGCAACGGACAAGATGCTCCCCAAGGAGAGTCGGCAGCGTTTCTACACGGCCTCGAAGCAGCGTGTTTTACTCTATGGAATGGAACATTCATCCGTCATGTCGCTACAAGCCCTGGTGATCCTTGCGCTGGATCTATGCGGTAGTAGCAACGGACCCCCAGGATGGAACATCATGGCTCTCATCACTCGAGGGGTGGTGCAGCTTGGCTTGGCCGTCGAGACGAACTCCATGACAGTTTGTCCAAGCTATCCCTCAATCTACACTCTTCGCGCCATGGTCCTTCCAGAACCCCGCGACTTcaccgaggaggagaccCGCAGAAGGTTGTTCTGGATGGTATATGTGCTCGATCGCTACGCTACCATTTCCACGGCGTTCGACTTTGCGCTCGATGACAAGGAAATTGACCGGACCCTTCCATGCCGCAACGAACTGTGGATTAAGAATCAAAAAGTTGAGACTAGATGGTTCTACGCCGCTGACGATGATAGCCGactcaacagcaacagctcCGCCGACTACCAAGTCAACAAGCCCGAGAATCTTGGCGCCTTCAGCTACTATATCGAAATCCTGGGTATTCTCTCCAAGATCCACAAGTTCCTCAAGCAGCCCGTCGACATCTCATCTCTCACCGATGTTGAAAATTGGCAGCACCGCTATCGAGAACTGGATACAATGCTCAAAGTGTGGAAATTCGAACTCCCCGATGACTACAGCAACATGGCCAAGATCTATGAGCACCCCAGGGTTGCCCGTACTCTAAACTGCGCCTGGATCATGCTCCATGCGACCTACCACACCGCCGTCATTCGTCTGCACTCGTCAGCCGCATACCCCACCGTCCGTTCACCCatcttctctccttcctaCATGGCCTCTCAAACCTGCCGCGACACAGTCAATAATATCCTTGCCCTGGGTAAATTCGTCGTCGAATACAACTTGCTCTCCACACTTGGCCCTCCCTTTGCGTTCACGCTCTGGGTCGCTGCCCGTGTTCTACTGGTTCACGGCAGCACCGTTGAGCGCAGCCTCAACCCGGATATCCAGTTCTTTGTTGACACCCTGCGCGAGATGGGCAAGTACTGGCCCGTAGCCACGCGCTACTCCAATCTCCTGACGCGCGTACTAGACGAATACAAGGCCAGCGTAAGCGAGGGCGACGAGGTGACGCCCAGTAGCGTGCGGATTCTGGCGGACATGCGACGGACCGCATTCGACTTGGACCTGTTGATTAGTCGCCAGCCTAGGCATGGCTCGCGGCAACACGGAGCATTGACGGGCACCGCGGCCGGAAACAGTGTGATGAGCGCAGGCGTCATGATGCCTGTCACCAATAACAGCAACGGACATTTTGGTATGGGAACAGAAGGAggaacaggaggaggaggagggggggccAACGATCTGGAATATCTCGATGTTTTTGACTTCTTCAACATGCCCAGATTTCCTCTGTCAGCCATTGCCCCAGCACAGAATGCTAGCGGAACTGAAACGAACCAGAACCACAGTATGGGCCAGGGACATGGTATGGAGGGCGCTGGCGGCGGAAGAGGACTAATTGATGATGGCGAAAGTGGTAGCAAGCAGCCGCCAGGCCAAGGCATGGGCAGCGATGTCATGCATGGCTCGGcaatgggaggaggaggatcggCACAGGGAGTGGGGCAGTTCAACATCATGGACTTTATGGTGTATCCTGAGCGCGATTGGCTTGAGAATCCTCGCGGTTCTTCTTGGGTCGATGCTACAGGAGGAAGGCCTGAGCAAGGGACTGGTGCCAGTGGCCCTAGAGCAAGAACTGGGACTGGAAGCGCGGAAGGCGCTGGGGCGACTCTTTAG